The DNA region TTGTCATACAATTCCATGAGTTTCTCTCTCATCGTTCTCGCCCCTTTCGGGCTATTCAAGACAAGGATATGCGACTCTAAGGGATAGTATTTGTTTTCAAAGCTTTGAAGTTTTTCCGATTTATTAATTTGACTTGACAGGTTTTGTTGCGTTTCATATAATTATGATAATGAGAATTATTCTCATTTTTTGGTGAAAACGATGAAAATCGGAGAAAAGTGGAGAAAAGCCTTTGAACTTTCTAGAAAACGGATTACTCCTTCACGGAAAGCTATTGTGGAAGTTCTGGAAGAGCAGAGAAAACATCTCTCGGCAGAAGAAATATACAGTTATCTCAGAGCAAAGCATCAAAAAGTAGGAATTGCTACTGTGTACCGTAACCTGGAACTCCTTTCTCGGATGGGTATTGTGCACCGAGTCAATTTTGGCGACGGAAAAGAACACTATGAAATTGCCAAAATTCCCGCCCTTCACCATCACCATCTGGTATGCACGGTATGTGGAAGAGTCATTGATTATCAGGATTTCCGGAAAGAAGAAAATGAATTTGTGGAAGGACTGGGCAGGATGCTGGAGGAAAAGTATAACTTCCTTGTCCAATCGCATCAGCTGTACTTTTATGGAGTCTGTAAGGATTGCCGATCGAGGGGGATGGAAGAGTGACCAGAATTATGGTTACGCTTGCAGAAATGAGAGCTGGTGAGGAAGGAACCGTAATCGGTGTGAATGGTCAGGAAGCGTTCCCTCGACGGTTATGGGTTCTGGGATTGTTCCCAGGGAAAAAAGTAAAAAAGATCAGTTCTTCGCTGGGAGGAGGACCGGTGGTTATTTCGTGTGGAACTCAAGAACTTGCTCTGGGGAGGGGATTGGCTTTGCGGGTCATGGTGGAGGTTGAACGATGAAAAAGATTGTTCTGGTTGGCAATCCCAATGTGGGGAAGAGTGTCATTTTTACTCAGTTAACGGGTGTTTATGCGGTTTCTTCCAATTATCCTGGGACCACTGTCGATTTTTTGAGGGGAACGGTTAAAAGAGATCATGAAACCTGGGAATTAATTGATGCTCCGGGCACCTATGCTCTGTCTTCGGAAATTGAAGCGGAACGAATTGCTGGTCAACTCATTGACGAAGCGGATATTGTGATCAACGTGGTTGATGCTGGAAATTTGGAGCGAAACCTCTATCTCACTTTCGAAATCTGTGAGAAAGCGAAGCCGACCGTTGTGGCTCTCAACATGTGGGACGAGGCCAAAAAGCGAGGTATTCAGATTGATATTGTGCGGCTTAGCGAAGCACTGGGTATTCCGGTAGTTCCAGTGGTTGCCACCAGTGGTGAGGGAATCAAAGAACTTTTTGAAGTTTTAGAAAAAGCCGCCCTTCCTCACCCTGTCTCTTGCGAGCACACGCATCGCTGGGAAGAAATTGGACGGCTTATTGAAGCGGTGCAACATCTTTCTTACGTGAAACCCAGTTTTCTGGATTGGTTAGGACAGTTCACAATTCATCCAGTGGGTGGATTGGTCGTTGCCCTCTTTGTTCTTTTGGGAGCCTTTTTGCTGGTACGGTTTGTTGGTGAGGGTCTCATCGGATTGTTGGAAAACCTTTTCGAGCGATTTTATCTTCCCCTTTTGGGGAAGGTGGAACCTTATTTTTTGCATGTTCCCTGGTTAGGACGCATCCTTTTGGGAGAACTGATTGATGGTCAAGTTGACCTCGAGCAATCTATGGGCATTATTTCCACCGGCGTTTACATCCCTTTTGGGGTGGTGCTTCCGTATATTATGGCGTTTTACCTTATGCTTGGGCTTCTGGAGGATATCGGGTATTTACCCCGGGTGGCGGTGCTGCTCGATGGATTCTTCCATAAGCTGGGACTTCATGGTTACACTATTGTTCCCAGTTTGCTTGGACTGGGGTGTAATGTCCCTGGAATTATGGCTACGAGGATTTTAGAAAGTGAAGCAGAGCGTTTTATTGTGGCAACTCTCATTTCCATTGGTATTCCCTGTGCTGCTCAGCAAGCGCTTGTGGTAGGGTCTTTGGGAAAGTATGGTTTTGCTCCTCTTTTGCTTGTCTATGGAACTTTATTTTGTGTATGGTTGTGCTGGTCGGTTTTCCTGAAATATCTTGTACCCGGTTTTCGCCCTTCGCTTTTGACTGAAATTCCTCCGTATCGACTCCCTTTCCCCAAGGCCATCCTTTCCAAACTCTGGTTGCGTCTGCGGGGATTCCTGCGAGAGGCCCTTCCTATCGTTTTTATTGGGATTCTGAGCGTGAATGCTCTGCACCTTACCCACTTTTTTTCTGGAATCAGTAGGGTAATCAGTCCTTTGGTTGCTAAGATATGGGGAATTCCCCAAGAAGCGGTACTATTTTTGATCCTCGGTTTCCTGCGCAAGGATATGGCCGTGGGCATGCTTCTTCCTCTGGACCTTTCGATGAAACAGCTCGTTATTGCCAATGTGATCTTGGCCATGTTCTTTCCCTGTGTAGCCACATTTGTGGTCATGTTACGCGAATTCGGCTGGAAGAGGCTTCTTGAAGCTCTGTTGATCATGGTTGCTTCGGCGACTTTGGTTGGTTGGATTCTCAATCTGGTTTTGTGAGAGGGGGACACAGTCGCGATGGTAAAACGAAGTGGTAAAAGGATGTTTGTTTCCTTTAGTGGTGGGAAGGATTCTCACCTCAGCCTCTTCAAGGCAAGGCAGGATGGCCTGCGAGTGGAAGCGCTCCTTGTGATGTTGAGTGACCAGGGTGACTTTACCGCGGGACATCGACTGCCTCTTTCTTTCTTACAACGTCAGGCTGAAGCAATGGGTATACCGCTCTTTTACGAACACGCGTCTTGGGAAGAATATGAACAGAGATTTTTGGGTATGCTTCGCGTTTTTCGGGCTATGGGTATCGAGGGTGGCGTTTTTGGGGATATTGATCTCTGGCCTCATCGGGAATGGGTGGAAAAGGTTTGTACGGAAGCGGGACTCGTTCCGTATTTGCCTCTTTGGGGGAAAGACCGCCACGAAGTTGCACAAGAAATCATTGACAGTGGTT from Atribacterota bacterium includes:
- a CDS encoding transcriptional repressor; its protein translation is MKIGEKWRKAFELSRKRITPSRKAIVEVLEEQRKHLSAEEIYSYLRAKHQKVGIATVYRNLELLSRMGIVHRVNFGDGKEHYEIAKIPALHHHHLVCTVCGRVIDYQDFRKEENEFVEGLGRMLEEKYNFLVQSHQLYFYGVCKDCRSRGMEE
- a CDS encoding FeoA family protein; this translates as MTRIMVTLAEMRAGEEGTVIGVNGQEAFPRRLWVLGLFPGKKVKKISSSLGGGPVVISCGTQELALGRGLALRVMVEVER
- a CDS encoding ferrous iron transporter B; translation: MKKIVLVGNPNVGKSVIFTQLTGVYAVSSNYPGTTVDFLRGTVKRDHETWELIDAPGTYALSSEIEAERIAGQLIDEADIVINVVDAGNLERNLYLTFEICEKAKPTVVALNMWDEAKKRGIQIDIVRLSEALGIPVVPVVATSGEGIKELFEVLEKAALPHPVSCEHTHRWEEIGRLIEAVQHLSYVKPSFLDWLGQFTIHPVGGLVVALFVLLGAFLLVRFVGEGLIGLLENLFERFYLPLLGKVEPYFLHVPWLGRILLGELIDGQVDLEQSMGIISTGVYIPFGVVLPYIMAFYLMLGLLEDIGYLPRVAVLLDGFFHKLGLHGYTIVPSLLGLGCNVPGIMATRILESEAERFIVATLISIGIPCAAQQALVVGSLGKYGFAPLLLVYGTLFCVWLCWSVFLKYLVPGFRPSLLTEIPPYRLPFPKAILSKLWLRLRGFLREALPIVFIGILSVNALHLTHFFSGISRVISPLVAKIWGIPQEAVLFLILGFLRKDMAVGMLLPLDLSMKQLVIANVILAMFFPCVATFVVMLREFGWKRLLEALLIMVASATLVGWILNLVL
- a CDS encoding diphthine--ammonia ligase, producing MVKRSGKRMFVSFSGGKDSHLSLFKARQDGLRVEALLVMLSDQGDFTAGHRLPLSFLQRQAEAMGIPLFYEHASWEEYEQRFLGMLRVFRAMGIEGGVFGDIDLWPHREWVEKVCTEAGLVPYLPLWGKDRHEVAQEIIDSGFEAYIVVVKDQFLSSAFLGRRYIQQLILDLEKLGVDICAEEGEFHTVVVNGPVYKYPVQYSFGGIRKEEGYHILEVR